Within the Dolichospermum compactum NIES-806 genome, the region TGTCCAGTTAAGCCACCACCTTCAGCTTTGACCACGATGTCGTATTCGCTTTCCAATCCCAAGGTTTCCAAAGGAGCTTTGATAGCGCCTAAGTAGTTAGGATTGAATTGGAAATACAAATCTCCATCTTTACCGTTAACAGTCATTTTCCCTTCACCGGGAACTAGACGAACTCTAGCGACAGAGGCTTTCCGACGACCAGTACCCCAATAAACAGCACGTCCGCTAGTAATTTCTGCTACCTGCATTAGTTTTCTCCAGGAATTGTACTAATTGTGATTTCTTTGGGTTGTTGTGCTGCATGAGGATGGGTTGGACCTGCATACACTTTCAGTTTGGTAAATAACTGTTTACCCAAACTATTTTTAGGTAACATACCCTTAATAGCGTGTTCGAGAATTCTTTCTGGTAATCGCTGTTGTAACTTGGCGAAAGTTTCTGTTTTCATACCACCGGGACGACCAGAATGGCGACGGTAAAGCTTTTGAGTGCGCTTTTTACCTGTTACTGCCACTTTCTCAGCATTGATAATAATGACAAAATCCCCCGTATCTAAATGGGGAGTATATTCGGCTTTTCTTTTGCCTCTGAGGATCATAGCGACTTCACTCGCCAGACGACCCAGACGTTTATCTGTCGCGTCTACTAAGTACCAATCACGCTCAAGAGATGCTTGAGGGGGAAGGTAGGTTTTACTACTCATTTTTTGTCCTTTGTCAGTTGTCAGTTGTCAGTTGTCTTTGGTCATGATTCATGATTTATGACCCATGACTAGGTATGGTTGGGTGTCATACCAAATTTTTGGCGGAAAGGGAAAATCGGGATAACCGACTCTCAACAAGCATAACCCGTGAGCAGGTGCAGAATATTTCACTTCTTCCCGGCGTTCCTGTTGCCAGATATCAGTGAAGTCATCTAGAGTCCGCTGACCAGAACCTACTTGTACTACCATTCCTATCAACAGCCGCACCATGCCATATAAAAATCCATCAGCCTGAATTTCAATATGGATAAATGATCCACTCCGACGACATTCTACTGCTTGCACTTCTACCCAGGAATGCGATCGCGCTGACCCAGCCCGTTCAAAAGCAGATAAATGGTGTTTTCCCAGCAGTGGTTTTAAGGCAGACGTAATTAAGGCTTCATCTAAAGGGGCATAATAATAATGCCAACTAAAAGGTTGCGCGAATAAATTCGGTAACTCTTCAGTGTAGATAGTGTAGCGATATCGACGATAAATCGCGCTAAAACGAGCGTGCCAACTGCCACTTACACCTGCTGATGCCCTAATTAATATACCTGGGGGCAAGTACCCATTTAGCACCTTTGCCCACCTGTGAGCAGGAATTAAACTTGCGGCTTGAAAATGAGCTACTTGAGCGGCAGCATGGACTCCAGAATCAGTTCGACCTGCTCCGTGGAGTGTCACATGATACCCTAGAACAGTTGCGATTGCTGTTTCTATCTCTTCTTGAACAGTTCGCTGTCCTTTTTGTCTTTGCCAACCGTGAAAATGAGTACCTATATACTGAATGACTAAGGCTACTCGCTGAGTCTGATTTTGCTGGCGGCTTTCTAACATAATTTAGTCAGTGGTCAGTGGTCAGTGGTCAGTAGTCAGTGGATATTTTCCCCTGTTCCCTGTTCCCTGTTCCCTCTTGCCAATAACTTTAAACTAGTTCAATAATCGCCATTTCAGCATGATCACCTCGACGGGGGACGGTATGCAAAATGCGAGTATAACCACCTTGACGGTTAGCATACCGAGTAGGAGCTTGCTCGAATAGTGCATGAACTAAAGTTTGGTCGTAGATATAACCCAGTGCTTTTCGACGAGATGCTAAAGAGCCATCTTTAGCTAGGGTAATCATTTTATCTACTTCACTGCGTACAACTTTAGCTCTGATTAAAGTTGTAGTAATTCGACCATGACGTACCAACTCTGTTGTCAAGGCTCTGAGAAGAGCTTTACGTTGATCCGCTGGTTTACTAAGTTTTTTGACTCGGCAACGATGACGCATAACAATGCACTAATGAAGTTTCATTTATTGGTTTTTGACTTAGCTGGGCTTAGAGCTTCTTTCTTGAGGTAAGGTAATACCTAAGCGACGCTGTAAAGCTTCCACTACTTCTTCCGCTGACTTTTGACCAAAGTTTTTGATTTCTAACAGGTCTTCTTGGGTGTAATCCAATAAGTCGGCTACGGAATTTACTTGGGCGCGTTTTAAACAGTTATAAGCTCTAACAGATAACTGTAGCTCTTCAATGGGGATTTGGGCGGTGGGATCATCTGGGATATCTGAACCCGTGTCTGTTGGTTCTAAGGAGATATCTTTTAATGGGTTAAATAAATCTACCAAAATTCCAGCAGCAGATGATAGTGCTTCTTGAGGAGAAATACTACCATTAGTCCATACTTCCAAAAGAAGTCGATCTTTCAAAGAGCCATCGCCACGGGCTTCTTCAACACTATAGTTAACCTTTCGCACGGGCATAAACACTGAGTCAATTTGGAGAAAATCCAAAGATGTGGCTTCTTCTCTGCCTCGTTCTACAGTCCGGTAGCCTTTGCCTCGCTCAATCCGAAATTCCATTTCCAGTTTTCCACCCTCAGCGATGGTGGC harbors:
- the rpsI gene encoding 30S ribosomal protein S9 encodes the protein MQVAEITSGRAVYWGTGRRKASVARVRLVPGEGKMTVNGKDGDLYFQFNPNYLGAIKAPLETLGLESEYDIVVKAEGGGLTGQADSIRLGVARALCQLDPDNRSPLKTEGYLTRDPRAKERKKYGLHKARKAPQYSKR
- the truA gene encoding tRNA pseudouridine(38-40) synthase TruA, which encodes MLESRQQNQTQRVALVIQYIGTHFHGWQRQKGQRTVQEEIETAIATVLGYHVTLHGAGRTDSGVHAAAQVAHFQAASLIPAHRWAKVLNGYLPPGILIRASAGVSGSWHARFSAIYRRYRYTIYTEELPNLFAQPFSWHYYYAPLDEALITSALKPLLGKHHLSAFERAGSARSHSWVEVQAVECRRSGSFIHIEIQADGFLYGMVRLLIGMVVQVGSGQRTLDDFTDIWQQERREEVKYSAPAHGLCLLRVGYPDFPFPPKIWYDTQPYLVMGHKS
- the rplQ gene encoding 50S ribosomal protein L17 produces the protein MRHRCRVKKLSKPADQRKALLRALTTELVRHGRITTTLIRAKVVRSEVDKMITLAKDGSLASRRKALGYIYDQTLVHALFEQAPTRYANRQGGYTRILHTVPRRGDHAEMAIIELV
- a CDS encoding DNA-directed RNA polymerase subunit alpha, producing MAQFQIECVESNAEESRSYYSKFVLEPLERGQGTTVGNALRRVLLSNLEGTSVTAVRIAEVSHEFATVPGVREDVLEILMRMKDVILKSYSSQPQIGRLLVHGPATVTVAHFDLPSEVEVIDPTQYIATIAEGGKLEMEFRIERGKGYRTVERGREEATSLDFLQIDSVFMPVRKVNYSVEEARGDGSLKDRLLLEVWTNGSISPQEALSSAAGILVDLFNPLKDISLEPTDTGSDIPDDPTAQIPIEELQLSVRAYNCLKRAQVNSVADLLDYTQEDLLEIKNFGQKSAEEVVEALQRRLGITLPQERSSKPS
- the rplM gene encoding 50S ribosomal protein L13, coding for MSSKTYLPPQASLERDWYLVDATDKRLGRLASEVAMILRGKRKAEYTPHLDTGDFVIIINAEKVAVTGKKRTQKLYRRHSGRPGGMKTETFAKLQQRLPERILEHAIKGMLPKNSLGKQLFTKLKVYAGPTHPHAAQQPKEITISTIPGEN